Proteins encoded within one genomic window of Nitrospina gracilis 3/211:
- the acpS gene encoding holo-ACP synthase has product MIHGTGIDIIQISRIQKSLENHAERFEERVFTPREIEYCRSRPEPFKHYAARFAAKEAVLKSLGTGMAGGITWRDLEILNRESGQPALNITGKCLEICESLKLKDIHISMSHDNVYAIAQAVAEIA; this is encoded by the coding sequence ATGATCCACGGCACGGGCATTGACATCATCCAGATTTCCCGAATTCAAAAATCTCTGGAAAATCATGCGGAACGGTTTGAAGAACGTGTGTTCACGCCTCGCGAAATCGAATATTGTCGTTCGCGTCCGGAACCGTTCAAACATTATGCGGCGCGGTTTGCCGCCAAGGAAGCGGTTTTGAAATCGCTCGGCACAGGAATGGCCGGTGGCATCACCTGGCGCGACCTGGAAATCCTGAACCGGGAGTCGGGGCAACCCGCGTTGAACATCACGGGCAAGTGCCTCGAGATTTGCGAATCCCTCAAGCTGAAGGATATTCATATTTCGATGTCCCACGACAACGTATACGCCATTGCGCAGGCCGTTGCGGAAATTGCTTGA
- a CDS encoding lysophospholipid acyltransferase family protein codes for MSSRNTLSRRIRYRIEYALFRPVVGVIMSLSSTTLYRLSGGIAALWFLVSRKRRRIARINLDIAYGDLKTPEEKDRITKASMRQMILSALQCIWICRDTKNRVHQLIGMEVEGREYLDQCENGDTGFLVLMAHYGNWEILGLYHGFMNTTQHYAVARRLDNPYLEKFFMDMRLTSGNRILHKDTSLIRIVRALKEKSSITVLMDQNGGDFALFVDFFGKKAATARSLAALSYSTGAPILPIFSVPIGKGRYKVVYKPPLQLEKTDDKERDIYRWTEQCEKVLEEVIRDYPEPWMWFHRRWKSRPPEERHLPVY; via the coding sequence TTGAGTTCACGCAACACACTTTCCAGAAGAATCCGCTACCGCATTGAGTACGCGCTGTTTCGTCCCGTAGTCGGCGTGATCATGAGTCTTTCCTCCACCACCCTGTACCGGTTGTCAGGAGGGATCGCAGCGCTCTGGTTCCTCGTGTCCCGAAAGCGGCGGCGTATCGCGCGCATCAATCTCGACATCGCCTACGGTGACCTTAAAACCCCGGAAGAAAAAGACCGCATCACCAAAGCCTCCATGCGGCAAATGATCCTGTCCGCCCTGCAATGCATCTGGATTTGCCGCGACACGAAAAACCGCGTGCATCAATTGATCGGAATGGAGGTGGAGGGCCGCGAATACCTGGATCAATGTGAAAACGGCGATACCGGATTTCTGGTATTGATGGCGCATTACGGCAACTGGGAAATCCTGGGGCTGTACCACGGGTTCATGAACACGACCCAGCATTATGCCGTGGCCCGGCGGCTGGACAATCCTTACCTGGAAAAATTTTTCATGGACATGCGGCTGACCTCCGGCAACCGCATCCTGCACAAGGACACGTCCCTCATCCGCATCGTGCGTGCGCTGAAAGAAAAAAGCAGCATCACCGTGCTGATGGACCAGAACGGTGGCGATTTCGCGCTATTCGTGGATTTTTTCGGGAAGAAAGCGGCCACGGCGCGGTCCCTGGCCGCGCTCAGTTACAGCACCGGGGCGCCCATCCTGCCTATATTCAGCGTTCCCATCGGCAAGGGACGGTACAAGGTCGTGTACAAGCCCCCGCTCCAACTGGAAAAAACGGATGACAAGGAGAGGGACATTTACCGCTGGACCGAGCAGTGTGAAAAAGTACTTGAAGAGGTCATCCGCGATTATCCGGAACCGTGGATGTGGTTTCACAGAAGATGGAAATCGCGTCCGCCTGAGGAGCGGCACCTGCCGGTTTACTGA
- a CDS encoding DoxX family protein yields MKLIPKIPFSYPEIGLLILRVAVGVVFVYHGSMKLFGPGGVSGFAGTLAQLGVPTPGINAWLATLAEFLGGMALIFGVYARWATLPLIFVMLVAILTVHGPNGFSMRNNGFEYQFTLIAALAAIFLTRSEKWHIKQ; encoded by the coding sequence GTGAAGCTCATTCCAAAGATTCCTTTTTCGTATCCCGAAATCGGGCTGTTGATTCTACGCGTAGCCGTCGGCGTTGTGTTTGTGTATCACGGCTCGATGAAATTGTTTGGCCCGGGAGGTGTGAGCGGGTTTGCCGGTACACTGGCTCAACTGGGAGTTCCCACTCCCGGAATCAATGCGTGGCTGGCAACCCTGGCGGAGTTTCTGGGCGGAATGGCCCTCATTTTCGGAGTGTATGCCAGATGGGCAACCTTGCCGTTGATCTTTGTCATGCTGGTTGCCATCCTCACTGTACACGGACCGAACGGTTTCAGCATGAGGAACAACGGGTTCGAGTACCAGTTCACTTTGATCGCGGCGCTTGCCGCCATTTTCCTCACCCGGTCGGAGAAATGGCACATCAAGCAATGA
- a CDS encoding FliA/WhiG family RNA polymerase sigma factor — MAGKPQPAEEISISPENTEQIILEYSPMIKYVANRIAMRLPSHIEVDDLISVGVLGLIDAIEKYDPNRGAKFKTYAEFRVRGSILDELRNLDWVPRSVRQKASEMDALTNRLQGKFGRPPEDEEIAEEMGVSMEEFFTAMHETRSVPILSLEDLGINKETGEQQNLLDCLIGDMEADPQTQIRLNELKKIIAEAIDALPEKERLMISLYYYEELTMKEIGEVLNITESRVSQIHSKAVFRLRTKLKSILADEV, encoded by the coding sequence ATGGCAGGTAAGCCGCAACCGGCAGAAGAAATTTCCATCTCTCCGGAGAACACGGAACAGATCATCCTGGAGTATTCTCCCATGATCAAGTACGTGGCGAACCGGATTGCCATGCGGCTTCCATCCCACATTGAGGTGGACGACCTCATCAGCGTCGGCGTGCTGGGGCTGATCGATGCCATCGAGAAATACGATCCCAACCGTGGGGCCAAATTCAAAACCTATGCGGAGTTCCGTGTGCGCGGTTCCATACTCGACGAGTTGCGCAATCTTGACTGGGTACCCCGGTCGGTGCGTCAAAAGGCATCGGAAATGGACGCACTCACAAACCGTTTGCAGGGCAAGTTCGGCCGGCCCCCGGAGGATGAGGAGATTGCCGAGGAGATGGGCGTCAGCATGGAAGAGTTCTTCACGGCAATGCACGAGACCCGAAGTGTTCCCATCCTCAGCCTGGAAGACCTGGGCATCAACAAGGAAACGGGGGAACAGCAGAATCTGCTCGATTGTCTGATAGGCGACATGGAAGCGGATCCGCAAACCCAGATCCGTCTCAATGAACTGAAAAAAATCATTGCCGAAGCCATCGACGCCCTTCCGGAAAAGGAACGGCTCATGATTTCGCTGTATTATTACGAAGAGCTGACGATGAAAGAGATCGGAGAGGTGCTGAATATCACTGAATCACGCGTATCACAGATTCATTCCAAAGCGGTCTTTCGACTTAGGACCAAATTGAAATCCATTCTGGCTGACGAGGTGTGA
- a CDS encoding MinD/ParA family protein produces the protein MQNDSSKLPPKVLAISSGKGGVGKTNVVANVACALSRKGKKVLIFDADMGLNNIDILLGLASPFHIGHVFSGEKKIEDVLVDGPRGIKVLPASNGWQELTLLDSEKKLLLMEELDRISGDFDYLLFDTGAGISSNVTYFCSAAHDILLVATTEPTSHTDVYALMKVLFQQHHQKRFRLIVNAVKNEREALEVYKRLSTVLDRFLGGVTLEYMGYVVHDANVSKAVRQQKPFIELYPHSKVTQCIELVTQRILKERDRFSPDSDRPFAWRSVLQI, from the coding sequence ATGCAAAACGATTCCAGCAAACTCCCTCCCAAAGTTCTCGCCATCAGCAGCGGCAAGGGTGGCGTCGGCAAGACCAACGTGGTGGCCAACGTGGCGTGTGCGTTGTCGCGAAAAGGCAAAAAAGTGTTGATTTTCGATGCGGACATGGGACTCAACAACATCGACATTCTTCTCGGGCTCGCATCTCCCTTTCACATTGGGCACGTGTTCTCCGGCGAGAAGAAAATCGAAGATGTGCTGGTGGACGGGCCGCGTGGAATCAAGGTGCTCCCGGCGAGCAACGGATGGCAGGAATTGACTTTGTTGGACTCGGAGAAAAAACTGTTATTGATGGAAGAACTGGACCGGATCAGCGGGGACTTCGATTACCTGCTGTTCGATACGGGTGCCGGCATCTCATCCAACGTGACGTATTTCTGCAGTGCGGCGCATGATATCTTGCTCGTCGCCACCACGGAACCGACTTCGCATACGGATGTGTATGCGCTGATGAAGGTGTTGTTCCAGCAGCATCACCAGAAACGATTTCGTCTCATCGTCAATGCGGTGAAGAACGAACGGGAAGCACTGGAAGTGTACAAGCGGCTGTCTACGGTCCTGGACCGCTTTCTTGGCGGTGTGACCCTGGAATACATGGGCTACGTCGTACACGATGCCAATGTTTCTAAAGCAGTGCGCCAGCAGAAGCCGTTTATTGAATTGTATCCGCACTCGAAGGTGACTCAGTGTATCGAGCTGGTGACGCAACGGATTTTGAAGGAACGCGACCGGTTTTCGCCAGACTCTGACCGGCCCTTTGCGTGGAGGAGTGTATTACAGATATGA
- the flhF gene encoding flagellar biosynthesis protein FlhF, with product MRIKKILANSYPEALTRVKEELGEDALVLKTRSIKFGQEGGGQGASMVEITAAMEDASHPSSVMTIAEEPGAEGSKPLGANRKFLNSSNDDREMRSLIYTLLSQTDRAKSMGLHGEQLHTYQHLVECGIDEHLAARVFETLNENSPDRGLDMTRVADRVGESFHFSGPIRLDAVGPKIVALLGPTGSGKTTTVAKLAARFALLERKKVVLVSLDTFRLGALEQLQIYGDLMRVPVEMATDRNEFLQILNRHQDADLILIDTMGRNPRDEQYVEELKQIFSAAPNLETHLVQSATAQESVFEHSLKQFQPLGVDRIVMTKIDEGMQFGHLYNIASRHSVPFSYFTNGQRVPEDIEVAALEGVIRLIFG from the coding sequence ATGCGAATTAAAAAAATTCTGGCGAACAGTTATCCTGAAGCCCTGACGCGTGTGAAAGAAGAACTGGGCGAGGACGCTCTGGTGTTGAAGACCCGTTCCATCAAGTTTGGCCAGGAAGGAGGGGGCCAGGGCGCCTCCATGGTGGAGATCACTGCCGCCATGGAGGACGCTTCGCATCCCTCCTCCGTGATGACGATTGCGGAAGAACCCGGGGCCGAAGGTTCAAAACCCCTGGGTGCCAACCGGAAGTTTTTAAACTCGAGTAATGACGATCGCGAAATGCGTTCCCTCATTTATACCCTGTTGTCCCAAACCGATCGTGCGAAATCCATGGGGCTGCACGGGGAACAACTTCACACCTATCAGCATCTCGTCGAATGCGGGATCGACGAACACCTGGCGGCGCGCGTATTTGAAACTCTCAACGAAAATTCACCCGACAGGGGCCTGGACATGACCCGGGTGGCGGATCGTGTGGGGGAATCGTTCCACTTTTCCGGGCCTATCCGGTTGGACGCGGTCGGACCCAAAATCGTCGCGTTGCTGGGTCCCACCGGTTCCGGCAAGACCACCACCGTGGCGAAACTCGCTGCACGGTTTGCTCTATTGGAACGCAAGAAGGTAGTGCTGGTTTCCCTCGATACGTTTCGCCTGGGTGCACTGGAGCAGTTGCAGATTTACGGGGACCTCATGCGCGTGCCGGTGGAGATGGCGACCGACCGAAACGAATTTCTGCAGATACTCAATCGTCATCAGGATGCGGACCTGATTCTCATCGATACAATGGGGCGCAACCCGCGGGACGAACAGTATGTAGAGGAATTGAAACAGATTTTCAGCGCCGCGCCCAATCTGGAAACGCATCTGGTACAAAGCGCAACGGCGCAGGAAAGCGTGTTCGAGCATTCTTTGAAACAATTTCAACCGTTGGGTGTGGACCGCATTGTGATGACCAAGATCGATGAGGGGATGCAATTCGGCCATTTGTACAACATTGCGAGCCGCCACTCCGTTCCATTTTCGTATTTTACAAATGGCCAGCGGGTACCCGAAGACATTGAAGTGGCTGCACTCGAAGGGGTAATTCGTTTGATTTTTGGCTGA
- the flhA gene encoding flagellar biosynthesis protein FlhA → MATQAQVQAIMASRPREIGIALGMISVLVVMVIPIPTFLLDLLLSFSLTFSLVILLVAIFMISALDFSVFPSLLLMVTLVRLSLNVASTRIILLHGDEGPHAAGQVIESFGSFVVGGNYVVGAVIFIILVLINFIVITKGSVRTSEVAARFTLDAIPGKQMSIDADLNAGLITEEEARTRRRNLEREADFYGAMDGAIRFVRGDAVAGILITLINVMGGFAIGVFQQDMGVGEAARVYTLLTIGDGLVTQLPALVVSTAAGLVVTRATTERNLPAELVQQVIKNPAAFSISSFVLFFFGLIPGLPHIPFFFLAAATGYISYRLYQERLKQEAMEMKRIEEVQSAPIPEKVESILPLDVMELEVGYELIPLVDANRNGELLDRIKSIRRQFALEMGFIVPPLHIRDNLQLKSNDYAVLIKGVEVVRGSVMMGRLLAMNPGHTEKEIEGVHTKEPTFGLPAVWIQARAKQEAQMAGYTVVDPATVITTHIKETIKRYAAELLGRQETQALIEKFKETNPKVIEELIPNLMNVGKVQKVLQNLLREQVSIRDLRTILETLADYAPKVDDPDLLTEYVRQAMARPITKQYAGEGETLSVITFDRNIEEAIQQSIQRTELTSFLALDPTVAEQILRRLKEAVEEATPMAETAPVLLTSPAIRMHVRRLTERFIPDLVVLSHNEIMSTAQIKTLRVVTLDAN, encoded by the coding sequence ATGGCCACTCAAGCACAGGTTCAGGCGATCATGGCATCGCGGCCGAGAGAAATCGGCATTGCCCTCGGGATGATTTCCGTGCTTGTGGTGATGGTGATTCCCATACCAACTTTCCTCCTCGACCTGCTTCTTTCATTCAGCCTCACCTTTTCGCTCGTCATTCTGCTGGTCGCCATCTTCATGATCTCGGCGCTGGACTTTTCCGTGTTTCCGTCCCTTTTGCTGATGGTCACGCTGGTCCGGCTTTCCCTGAACGTGGCCTCGACCCGCATCATCCTTCTGCATGGTGACGAAGGCCCGCACGCGGCGGGGCAGGTGATTGAGTCGTTCGGCTCGTTTGTCGTTGGCGGCAATTATGTCGTCGGTGCGGTCATTTTCATCATTCTTGTCCTTATCAACTTCATCGTCATCACCAAGGGTTCGGTGCGCACGTCGGAAGTGGCGGCGCGGTTCACTTTGGACGCCATCCCTGGGAAACAGATGAGCATCGACGCCGATCTGAACGCCGGCCTCATCACCGAGGAAGAAGCGCGAACACGGCGGCGCAACCTGGAGCGGGAAGCGGATTTTTACGGTGCGATGGACGGTGCCATCCGTTTTGTGCGTGGAGACGCGGTAGCGGGGATCCTGATCACGCTCATCAACGTTATGGGTGGTTTTGCCATCGGCGTGTTCCAGCAGGACATGGGTGTGGGTGAGGCGGCGCGGGTGTACACGCTTTTGACCATCGGTGACGGCCTGGTCACGCAACTTCCGGCACTGGTCGTTTCCACCGCCGCAGGCCTTGTGGTGACCCGCGCTACAACGGAACGCAACCTGCCCGCCGAACTGGTGCAACAGGTGATCAAAAATCCGGCGGCGTTTTCCATCTCTTCCTTCGTGCTGTTTTTCTTCGGCCTCATTCCCGGCCTGCCCCACATTCCATTTTTCTTCCTGGCGGCCGCCACCGGTTATATCAGCTACCGGCTATACCAGGAGCGGTTGAAACAGGAAGCCATGGAAATGAAACGAATCGAGGAAGTTCAGAGCGCCCCCATACCGGAGAAGGTGGAATCTATCCTTCCCCTGGATGTGATGGAGCTCGAAGTTGGGTATGAGTTGATCCCGTTGGTTGACGCCAACCGCAACGGCGAACTTCTCGACCGCATCAAGTCCATCCGCCGTCAGTTTGCGTTGGAAATGGGTTTCATAGTACCGCCGCTTCACATTCGCGACAACCTGCAGCTCAAATCGAATGATTACGCCGTTTTGATCAAGGGAGTTGAGGTGGTGCGTGGTTCGGTGATGATGGGCCGGCTGCTGGCGATGAATCCCGGCCATACGGAAAAGGAAATCGAGGGCGTTCATACCAAGGAGCCGACGTTTGGCCTGCCGGCAGTCTGGATCCAGGCTCGTGCAAAACAGGAAGCCCAGATGGCTGGATACACCGTAGTAGATCCGGCCACCGTCATCACCACGCACATCAAGGAAACCATCAAACGGTACGCGGCAGAGTTGCTGGGTCGCCAGGAAACCCAGGCCCTCATCGAAAAGTTCAAGGAAACCAATCCGAAGGTGATCGAGGAGTTGATCCCCAACCTGATGAACGTGGGCAAGGTGCAAAAGGTTCTGCAAAACCTGCTTCGCGAGCAGGTTTCGATCCGGGATCTCCGTACTATTCTGGAAACCCTGGCAGACTATGCTCCGAAGGTGGACGATCCCGACCTGCTTACCGAATACGTGCGCCAGGCTATGGCGCGGCCCATCACCAAGCAGTACGCGGGTGAAGGGGAAACTTTGTCGGTCATCACATTCGACCGCAACATTGAAGAAGCCATTCAGCAATCGATTCAGCGCACCGAATTGACGTCCTTCCTTGCACTGGACCCGACGGTGGCGGAACAGATTTTGAGACGACTCAAAGAAGCTGTGGAGGAAGCGACACCGATGGCGGAGACGGCGCCGGTCCTGTTGACCTCGCCGGCAATCCGCATGCATGTGCGGCGGTTGACGGAGCGGTTCATCCCGGACCTCGTGGTGCTGTCGCACAATGAAATCATGTCCACCGCACAAATCAAAACCCTGAGAGTGGTGACCCTCGATGCGAATTAA
- the flhB gene encoding flagellar biosynthesis protein FlhB has translation MMATWHNLISRAHTVEPTIPAMRELLAWIVQNVFTILSPILISIMVGGIVVNLMQTGGLRFSGHPLIPKFNKLNPINGTKRLFSMVALMELFKSLFKVTLISLIAFFTIRSHFSEIPAMTDFGVGQILTFMGRVGLEIMIQVLLVLIVLAFIDYLFQRFTYMKNLRMTKQEVKDERKDTEGSPQVKQRIRSVQLEMMRRRMMAAVPDADVVVTNPTHYSIAIKYDRDRHDAPVVVAKGMGPVALRIREIAKENDVPLVEDKPLARLLYKTVDIGQYIPAELYRAVAEILAYVYRLKGFKMV, from the coding sequence ATGATGGCGACCTGGCATAACCTTATCAGCCGGGCGCATACTGTGGAGCCGACCATCCCCGCCATGCGCGAGCTGCTCGCATGGATCGTGCAGAACGTGTTCACCATTTTGAGCCCCATTCTGATTTCCATCATGGTTGGAGGAATCGTTGTGAACCTCATGCAGACCGGCGGCCTCAGGTTTTCCGGTCATCCCCTCATTCCCAAATTCAACAAGCTCAATCCCATCAACGGCACCAAACGGCTGTTTTCCATGGTGGCGTTGATGGAGTTGTTCAAGTCGCTGTTCAAGGTCACTCTCATTTCGCTCATCGCGTTTTTCACCATTCGGAGTCATTTTTCTGAAATTCCGGCGATGACCGACTTCGGAGTCGGGCAGATTCTGACTTTCATGGGACGGGTCGGACTGGAAATCATGATCCAGGTTCTTCTGGTTCTCATCGTTCTGGCCTTCATCGACTACCTGTTCCAGCGCTTCACTTATATGAAAAACCTGCGCATGACCAAGCAGGAGGTGAAAGACGAACGGAAAGATACGGAAGGTAGCCCGCAGGTCAAACAACGGATTCGCAGCGTGCAGTTGGAGATGATGCGGCGCCGGATGATGGCCGCGGTACCGGACGCCGACGTGGTGGTCACCAACCCGACCCACTATTCCATTGCCATCAAATACGACCGGGATCGGCACGATGCACCGGTGGTGGTGGCTAAGGGGATGGGGCCGGTGGCGCTCCGCATCCGTGAGATTGCCAAAGAAAACGATGTGCCCCTGGTTGAGGACAAACCCCTCGCAAGGCTCCTGTATAAGACGGTGGACATCGGTCAGTACATCCCGGCAGAGCTTTACCGCGCTGTTGCGGAAATCCTCGCGTACGTGTACCGCCTGAAGGGATTCAAAATGGTATAG
- a CDS encoding EscU/YscU/HrcU family type III secretion system export apparatus switch protein: MDEENKDQKTEEPSAKRIQDAQERGNFAHSRELTSAFILMMAILAFALGGSFVTKK; this comes from the coding sequence ATGGACGAAGAGAATAAAGATCAGAAAACAGAAGAGCCATCAGCGAAACGGATTCAGGACGCGCAGGAGCGGGGCAATTTCGCGCACAGTCGCGAACTGACTTCCGCTTTCATCCTGATGATGGCGATTCTGGCCTTTGCCCTGGGCGGTTCTTTCGTCACAAAAAAATGA
- the fliR gene encoding flagellar biosynthetic protein FliR: protein MDLFNLSYTDFERFLFVLFRVGAFIVFVPFFGSTQFPSRVKTGLILLLSVSLYPLVPEAAIVPPKGLLGLSVMLFSEMLVGFSIAYVMRMIFTAVQIAGTMVDFQMGFGVVNVIDPQTQSQVSITAQFQNIFATFLFLALNGHHLTVHALVESFEMINPQQFAFSASTAEFILQVFAATFVTAIKIAAPVMVILFFISVGLGLVARTVPQMNVFIVAFPLQIGVGLLMVGLTFSFFTVLMKKQIAELPAWVLGLMQTF from the coding sequence ATGGACCTGTTCAATCTGTCTTACACGGATTTCGAACGGTTCCTGTTTGTCCTGTTTCGGGTGGGGGCCTTCATCGTTTTTGTTCCCTTTTTCGGAAGCACGCAGTTTCCCTCAAGGGTGAAGACCGGCCTCATTCTGCTCCTGAGCGTCAGCCTCTATCCGCTGGTTCCGGAAGCCGCTATTGTTCCCCCGAAGGGGCTTCTCGGCCTTTCGGTCATGCTGTTCTCGGAGATGCTTGTTGGGTTTTCCATCGCGTACGTCATGCGGATGATTTTTACGGCGGTTCAGATTGCGGGAACCATGGTGGATTTCCAGATGGGATTCGGTGTGGTCAACGTCATTGATCCGCAGACCCAGTCGCAGGTATCCATCACCGCCCAGTTCCAGAATATCTTTGCGACTTTTCTTTTTCTCGCACTCAATGGGCATCACCTCACCGTTCACGCTCTGGTGGAAAGTTTTGAAATGATCAATCCCCAGCAGTTCGCGTTTTCGGCCTCCACCGCCGAGTTTATTCTGCAGGTGTTTGCGGCGACGTTCGTGACCGCAATCAAGATCGCCGCTCCGGTGATGGTGATTCTTTTCTTCATCAGCGTGGGGCTGGGTTTGGTTGCGCGCACCGTTCCGCAGATGAATGTTTTCATCGTCGCGTTTCCGTTGCAGATCGGGGTGGGGCTGCTCATGGTGGGTCTCACGTTTTCATTTTTTACCGTTCTCATGAAAAAGCAGATCGCTGAACTGCCGGCATGGGTGCTGGGCCTCATGCAGACGTTTTGA
- the fliQ gene encoding flagellar biosynthesis protein FliQ: MTEQFIIDFGMNSIKTTLLLSAPMLGFGLLTGLVVSIFQAVTSIQELTLTFIPKILAVFLALFLFFPWLLQIIIGFTENILSNFPSLIG, from the coding sequence ATGACCGAACAGTTCATTATTGATTTTGGAATGAATTCCATCAAGACCACGCTGTTGCTCTCTGCCCCGATGCTTGGTTTTGGATTGCTCACCGGGCTCGTGGTTTCTATTTTTCAGGCGGTGACCTCGATCCAGGAACTCACACTGACCTTCATCCCCAAAATCCTGGCGGTGTTTCTGGCGCTGTTTCTCTTCTTTCCCTGGCTGTTGCAAATCATCATTGGGTTCACCGAAAACATCCTTTCCAACTTTCCTTCCCTGATAGGCTGA
- the fliP gene encoding flagellar type III secretion system pore protein FliP (The bacterial flagellar biogenesis protein FliP forms a type III secretion system (T3SS)-type pore required for flagellar assembly.): MRRIFLTFIGLLVLTAFFSAGPVADAQAIPMPSIQVGVEDTEEPEAMSTALQILALLTILTLAPSILILMTSFSRIVIVLSFLRQAMGTQQTPPTQVLVGLALFLTFFVMSPVLTQINSEALQPYLNEEISQGEALERAQAPIKGFMLRQTRNKDLDLFLNISQDERPETAEEVSMAVVVPAFVISELKTAFQIGFLIYIPFLILDMVVASILLSMGMMMLPPVLISLPFKLMLFVMVDGWHLTVGSLVKSFF, translated from the coding sequence ATGCGTAGAATTTTCCTCACATTCATTGGCCTCCTGGTCCTCACTGCATTTTTTTCGGCGGGACCGGTTGCCGACGCGCAGGCGATCCCCATGCCCAGTATCCAGGTGGGCGTCGAGGACACGGAAGAACCGGAGGCGATGTCCACCGCCCTGCAGATCCTAGCCCTGCTCACCATTCTCACGCTGGCTCCTTCCATCCTCATCCTGATGACATCGTTTTCGCGCATAGTCATTGTGTTGTCGTTTCTCAGGCAGGCCATGGGAACCCAGCAAACCCCGCCGACGCAGGTGCTGGTGGGGCTGGCCCTGTTTCTGACGTTTTTTGTGATGAGTCCGGTCTTGACCCAGATCAATTCAGAGGCCCTGCAGCCCTATCTGAATGAGGAGATCTCGCAGGGCGAAGCGCTGGAGCGGGCGCAGGCCCCGATCAAGGGATTCATGCTGCGCCAGACACGCAACAAGGATCTCGACTTGTTCCTCAATATTTCCCAGGATGAGCGGCCTGAAACGGCGGAAGAGGTGAGTATGGCCGTCGTGGTTCCGGCGTTTGTCATCAGCGAGTTGAAAACAGCGTTTCAGATCGGGTTTCTCATCTACATTCCGTTTCTCATTCTTGACATGGTTGTGGCCAGTATCCTGCTTTCAATGGGTATGATGATGTTGCCGCCAGTGTTGATTTCACTTCCTTTCAAATTGATGCTGTTTGTCATGGTGGATGGATGGCACCTGACGGTGGGGTCGCTGGTGAAGAGTTTTTTCTGA